The Streptomyces sp. NBC_00335 DNA window AGCAGTTCCTGCACCGGAACCCCGTAGAAGTCCGCCAGCTCGGCAAGACGCTGGACGGTCACGGCGCGGTCTCCGCGCTCGTAAGAACCGACCACCACGGCCTTCCACCGGCCCTGGGACTTCTCCTCGACACCATGGAGGGAAAGGCCCTGCTGGGTGCGGATGGCGCGGAGCTTGGCCCCGAGCTGTTTGGCGTATTCGCTGGACATAACGCTCCCGGACGCTGTGACGACATGACCACGTGCGGCTCCGCCGCGCGGCTGGTAACTCACTGTGAGGTTACGCAGCGTTACTTGGATGCGTCAAGCCGAATGGTCTCCAACGCCCACTTAAGAGGGGTCCTGGTCTGCCCCGATGTCCGGTCGCGGGGATCCCCCTGGTACCTTGGAACGCGTAGATCCGACGTCCTTTAAGGTCCGTCCCGTGAGGCGGAGAAGGAGGTCCTTTTCATGGACACTCAGCACGATCAGCAGGATCAGGAAACAGCCGCCGAAGTCATGCGCCCCGTTCTCGAAGCGCAGGACATCGCCCGTGTTCTGACCCGTATCGCCCACGAAATCGTCGAACGCGCCAAGGGCGCCGACGATGTGGTGCTCCTCGGCATTCCCACCCGCGGCGTGTTCCTCGCCCGCCGGCTGGCCGCCAAGCTCGAAGAGATCACCGGTGCCAAGATCCCGGTCGGCTCCCTCGACATCACCATGTACCGCGACGATCTGCGGATGAAGCCCGCCCGGGCGATCGGCCGCACCGAGATTCCCGGCGACGACATCGACGGCCGCCTGGTCGTCCTCGTCGACGACGTTCTCTTCTCCGGCCGCACCATCCGCGCCGCCCTCGACGCCCTCGGCGACCTCGGCCGCCCCCGCGCGGTGCAGCTCGCGGTCCTCGTCGACCGCGGCCACCGCGAACTGCCGATCCGCGCCGACTACGTCGGCAAGAACCTCCCCACGTCGCTGCGGGAGAACGTCCAGGTCCAGGTCCAGGAGGAGGACGGCCGTGACGCCGTGCTGCTCGGCCAGCGGACCGACCGGGCAGCCGGGCAGTAGCCCCTCGCCGACGGCCGGACCCCTCGGGTCCGCGCCGCAGGCTGCCCTGCCCGCACCCCCAGCCAGCCCGTCTGCCCTCCCCACGGCCTTGAATCCACCACGGCTTTGACCTCACCGACTTACGGAGCACCCGGATGAAGCGCCACCTCATCTCGGCCGCCGATCTCACGCGCGACGACGCCGTCCTGATCCTCGACACCGCCGAGGAGATGGCCCGTGTCGCGGACCGGCCGATCAAGAAGCTGCCCACCCTGCGCGGCCGCACGATCTGCAACCTCTTCTTCGAGGACTCGACCCGGACCCGGATCTCCTTCGAGGCCGCCGAGAAGCGCCTCTCCGCCGACGTCATTAACTTCGCGGCCAAGGGCTCCAGCGTCTCCAAGGGCGAGTCCCTCAAGGACACCGCCCAGACCCTGGAGGCCATGGGCGTCGACGCGGTCGTCATCCGCCACCACGCCTCCGGCGCCCCCTACCGCCTCGCCACCTCCGGCTGGATCGACGCCCCGGTGATCAACGCCGGCGACGGCACCCACGAGCACCCCACCCAGGCCCTGCTCGACGCCTTCACCATGCGCCGCCGCCTCGTCGGCAAGGACGCCGGGCTCGGCAAGGACCTGAACGGCCGCCGGATCACGATCGTCGGGGACGTCCTGCACAGCCGGGTCGCCCGCTCCAACGTCCAGCTGCTCCACACCCTCGGCGCCGAGGTCACCCTGGTGGCCCCGCCCACCCTGGTCCCGGTCGGCGTCGAGGCCTGGCCGTGCGAGATCTCGTACAGCCTGGACGAGGTGCTGCCGAAGTCCGACGCCGTGATGATGCTGCGCGTGCAGCGCGAGCGCATGAACGCCGCCTTCTTCCCGACCGAGCGCGAGTACTCCCGCCGCTACGGCCTGGACGGCGCCCGCATGGCGCGGATGCCCGAGCACGCCATCGTGATGCACCCCGGCCCGATGGTCCGCGGCATGGAGATCACCGCCGAGGTCGCCGACTCGGAGCGCTGCACGGTCATCGAGCAGGTCACCAACGGCGTCTCGAT harbors:
- the pyrR gene encoding bifunctional pyr operon transcriptional regulator/uracil phosphoribosyltransferase PyrR, producing MDTQHDQQDQETAAEVMRPVLEAQDIARVLTRIAHEIVERAKGADDVVLLGIPTRGVFLARRLAAKLEEITGAKIPVGSLDITMYRDDLRMKPARAIGRTEIPGDDIDGRLVVLVDDVLFSGRTIRAALDALGDLGRPRAVQLAVLVDRGHRELPIRADYVGKNLPTSLRENVQVQVQEEDGRDAVLLGQRTDRAAGQ
- a CDS encoding aspartate carbamoyltransferase catalytic subunit, with amino-acid sequence MKRHLISAADLTRDDAVLILDTAEEMARVADRPIKKLPTLRGRTICNLFFEDSTRTRISFEAAEKRLSADVINFAAKGSSVSKGESLKDTAQTLEAMGVDAVVIRHHASGAPYRLATSGWIDAPVINAGDGTHEHPTQALLDAFTMRRRLVGKDAGLGKDLNGRRITIVGDVLHSRVARSNVQLLHTLGAEVTLVAPPTLVPVGVEAWPCEISYSLDEVLPKSDAVMMLRVQRERMNAAFFPTEREYSRRYGLDGARMARMPEHAIVMHPGPMVRGMEITAEVADSERCTVIEQVTNGVSIRMAVLYLLLGGSEPAVTTTSTPRTEESK